One window of Nicotiana tomentosiformis chromosome 11, ASM39032v3, whole genome shotgun sequence genomic DNA carries:
- the LOC138891453 gene encoding uncharacterized protein codes for MNNVCVQGFDGGGKDFVGDIMLELLIGPIKFTMEFQVLDVVVSNNLLLDRPWIHVAKAIPSSLHQIVKFEWDEQEIVLHGDEDIYVYNDPSIPFIEAEDDKGPWVYQTFEIVSVEKIFEGECIPGYYISFFVGSNDMTCIRNFQPSLKNQSNLEIMIQELEYDEEAAFEKISKDLKQFEEKPKPNLNDTEAINLGDQDNIRETKISVHLEPQVKEEIIKVLFEYKNVFAWSYDDMSGLSTDLKDGKTRVCVDYRNLNKASPKDDFLLPNIHILIDNCAKHEIGSFMDCYVGYHQILMDEEDAEKTAFITPWGIYYYQVMPFGLKNVGAIYMKHEGDDYYIS; via the exons ATGAACAATGTATGTGTTCAAGGATTTGATGGGGGAGGGAAAGATTTTGTTGGTGATATAATGCTCGAATTATTGATAGGTCCAATTAAGTTCACTATGGAATTTCAAGTGTTAGATGTGGTTGTCTCCAACAATTTGTTATTGGACAGGCCTTGGATACACGTGGCTAAAGCAATCCCATCTTCTCTACATCAAATAGTAAAGTTCGAATGGGACGAGCAAGAAATAGTTTTGCACGGTGATGAGGACATATATGTTTATAATGACCCATCTATTCCCTTTATTGAAGCTGAAGATGATAAAGGACCTTGGGTCTACCAAACTTTCGAAATAGTGTCTGTTGAGAAGATTTTTGAGGGAGAATGCATTCCAG GTTATTACATTTCTTTTTTTGTTGGttctaatgacatgacatgcataaGAAATTTTCAGCCAAGTCTTAAAAATCAGTCTAATCTTGAAATAATGATCCAAGAACtagaatatgatgaagaagcagcaTTTGAGAAAATAAGTAAAGATCTAAAACAATTTGAAGAGAAACCAAAGCCTAATTTGAATGATactgaagcaatcaatttaggagatcagGATAATATCAGGGAAACCAAGATAAGCGTGCATCTGGAGCCACAAgtcaaggaagaaataatcaaagtACTATTTGAGTACAAAAATGTCTTTGCATGGTCATATGACGATATGTCAGGCTTAAGTACTGATTTG aaggatggtaagaccaGGGTATGTGTTGATTATCGTAATCTTAACAAGGCAAGCCCAAAGGATGATTTTCTATTGCCGAACATCCACATTCTGATTGATAATTGTGCTAAGCATGAGATTGGGTCTTTTATGGATTGCTACGTGGGATATCACCAAATCCTAATGGAtgaggaagatgcagaaaagacagcgttcatcacaccatggggaatatattaCTATCaggtaatgccatttggtttgaagaatgttggGGCAATTTACATGAAGCATGAAGGCGATGACTATtatatttcatga